In Arthrobacter ramosus, one DNA window encodes the following:
- a CDS encoding quaternary amine ABC transporter ATP-binding protein: MSSPDISVRNLWKVFGPGGEKIPKDPELSALSSAELLERTGCNAAVRDMNFDVAKGEVFVVMGLSGSGKSTLIRCLTRLIEPTSGSVLVDGKDVMQAGTGELRELRRRKMSMVFQHFGLLPHRTVLDNVSYGLQIRGAAKNERYARSREIIELVGLKGYEQHFPDQLSGGMQQRVGLGRALAGDPDTILFDEPFSALDPLIRRDMQAEVIRLHKEMGKTMVFVTHDLSEALKLGDRILIMRNGETVQCGTGDDLVGSPADKYIADFVSEVPRADVLTLKWITDPLALGTPGDAPVLSAGMIIRDAIPTVMNSSCPVLVEDSGKITGQIDRDSILSVIRSAEVAA, from the coding sequence ATGAGCAGTCCTGACATATCAGTGCGCAACCTCTGGAAGGTCTTCGGACCCGGAGGTGAAAAGATCCCCAAGGACCCCGAACTCTCGGCTTTGAGCTCGGCTGAATTGCTTGAACGCACCGGGTGCAATGCTGCAGTACGCGACATGAACTTCGACGTCGCGAAGGGCGAGGTGTTCGTCGTCATGGGCCTGTCCGGATCAGGAAAGTCCACCCTGATCCGGTGCCTCACCCGGCTGATCGAACCGACGTCGGGGAGCGTCCTGGTGGACGGCAAGGACGTGATGCAGGCAGGAACCGGCGAGCTTCGGGAGCTGCGCCGGCGGAAAATGTCCATGGTCTTCCAGCATTTCGGCCTCCTGCCGCACCGCACCGTCCTGGACAACGTGTCCTACGGGCTGCAGATCCGTGGCGCCGCCAAGAACGAGCGCTACGCCAGGTCCCGCGAAATCATCGAGCTCGTAGGCCTCAAGGGTTACGAACAGCATTTCCCGGACCAGCTCTCCGGCGGAATGCAACAGCGCGTCGGACTCGGCCGCGCCTTGGCAGGCGATCCGGACACCATCCTCTTTGACGAACCGTTCTCTGCCCTGGACCCGCTCATCCGGCGCGACATGCAGGCGGAAGTCATCCGGCTGCACAAAGAGATGGGCAAGACGATGGTTTTCGTCACCCACGACCTTTCGGAAGCGCTCAAACTCGGGGACCGCATCCTGATCATGCGGAACGGGGAGACGGTCCAATGCGGCACTGGCGATGATCTCGTCGGATCGCCTGCGGACAAGTACATTGCCGACTTCGTCTCCGAAGTACCTCGCGCGGATGTCCTGACGCTCAAGTGGATCACCGATCCTTTGGCTTTGGGCACTCCCGGGGATGCTCCTGTCCTGAGCGCAGGCATGATCATCCGCGACGCCATTCCCACCGTCATGAACTCATCGTGTCCTGTCCTGGTGGAAGACTCCGGCAAGATCACCGGCCAGATCGACCGCGACAGCATCTTGTCGGTCATCCGCAGCGCGGAAGTTGCGGCGTGA
- a CDS encoding LOG family protein, giving the protein MNPSRALTPSPRTLDIESVAHFDRLLSSGAATMHGWHAQSLDLRGRRADLQRLDPQGAIFLGCTFDDGVEDSLRSRGALIFPKLRGVPFNPYRGSLYSAAELYEDIDSTEYEATLDALVYQWSIMPGQRTSLDATLAAALHDHAIGDALDELMGNGDFAGNKIVGVMGGHAAQRGTTDFDDAARLGRLLAVSGFTVATGGGPGAMEAANLGAYLSGLSDADFAVALQSLAAVPGFRPSVTAWARAAAVVVGHYPSGTTSLGIPTWFYGHEPPNLFATHIAKYFANSMREAILLELCNGGIVFLPGSAGTVQEIFQDACENFYGAPETVTPMVLVGRDHWEHKYPAWPMLQSLAAGKVMEARIFLVDSVEEALAVVAG; this is encoded by the coding sequence ATGAATCCGTCCCGCGCCCTGACTCCCAGTCCCCGCACGCTCGACATTGAGAGCGTGGCCCATTTCGACAGGCTTCTGAGCTCCGGTGCCGCAACGATGCACGGATGGCACGCCCAGTCGCTGGACTTGCGAGGCCGACGCGCGGACCTGCAGAGGCTGGATCCCCAAGGCGCCATCTTCCTCGGCTGTACCTTCGACGACGGCGTGGAGGACTCGCTGCGCAGCCGCGGCGCACTGATCTTTCCGAAGCTGCGCGGCGTGCCGTTCAACCCGTACCGGGGCAGCCTCTACAGCGCCGCCGAACTGTACGAGGACATTGACTCCACCGAGTACGAAGCCACGCTCGACGCCCTGGTCTACCAATGGAGCATCATGCCGGGGCAGCGGACCAGTCTGGACGCCACCCTCGCCGCCGCGCTGCACGACCACGCCATCGGAGACGCCCTGGACGAACTCATGGGCAACGGGGATTTCGCGGGGAACAAGATCGTGGGCGTCATGGGCGGGCACGCCGCGCAACGCGGAACGACGGACTTCGACGACGCGGCGCGCCTGGGTCGGCTCTTGGCCGTGTCCGGCTTCACGGTGGCCACCGGCGGGGGACCGGGTGCCATGGAAGCCGCCAATTTGGGTGCCTACTTGAGCGGCCTGTCCGACGCCGACTTCGCCGTCGCGCTGCAATCGCTCGCGGCGGTGCCGGGTTTCCGTCCCTCGGTGACGGCCTGGGCGCGGGCGGCGGCCGTCGTAGTCGGGCATTATCCGAGCGGAACGACGTCGCTGGGCATCCCCACCTGGTTTTACGGGCACGAGCCGCCCAACCTCTTCGCCACCCACATCGCCAAGTACTTCGCCAATTCCATGCGCGAAGCGATCCTGCTCGAGCTATGCAACGGCGGCATCGTGTTCCTCCCGGGCTCCGCCGGCACCGTGCAGGAAATCTTCCAGGATGCGTGCGAGAACTTCTACGGCGCCCCGGAAACCGTCACGCCCATGGTGCTCGTCGGACGCGACCATTGGGAGCACAAGTATCCCGCGTGGCCTATGCTGCAGAGCCTCGCGGCGGGGAAAGTGATGGAGGCCCGGATCTTCCTGGTGGACAGCGTCGAGGAGGCGCTCGCCGTCGTCGCGGGCTAA
- a CDS encoding IclR family transcriptional regulator yields the protein MTPAELRAEPRATTSDTPANGDSKGASVLENAIAVLRSFTAEEPLLGVTEIAGRIGLHKSTVSRILATFEQEHLVERDAESRRFRLGLGMIALAGPLLAELEERRVAYPVLRELSERTGETSALMVWNGNESMCVEQIASRHQVKHLAPLGARYNEALSSSVQVFLAAEDADRVRMLLRSGSITLPGLDEEALEAYLLRLQESVERGWAFNFGETSIEEVGVASPVFDHRGDIVASVLIPAPKFRVSQDTLASLGEACQDAARKITTRLGGRAPH from the coding sequence ATGACCCCAGCAGAACTGCGTGCAGAACCGCGTGCAACCACGAGTGACACCCCGGCCAACGGCGATTCGAAAGGCGCTTCGGTACTCGAGAACGCCATCGCCGTGCTCCGCAGCTTCACCGCCGAGGAACCCTTGCTGGGAGTCACCGAGATCGCCGGCAGGATCGGCTTGCACAAGAGCACGGTGTCCCGGATCCTCGCAACCTTCGAACAAGAACACTTGGTGGAGCGCGATGCCGAGTCCCGCCGCTTCCGGCTTGGCCTGGGGATGATCGCCCTCGCCGGCCCGCTCCTCGCCGAACTGGAAGAGCGCCGGGTGGCCTATCCCGTGCTGCGGGAGCTGAGCGAACGGACGGGCGAGACGAGCGCGCTCATGGTGTGGAACGGGAACGAATCCATGTGCGTTGAGCAAATCGCGAGCCGTCACCAGGTCAAGCATCTTGCCCCGTTGGGTGCCCGCTACAACGAGGCGCTGAGCTCCTCGGTGCAGGTCTTCCTTGCAGCCGAAGACGCCGACCGCGTGCGCATGCTCCTGCGCAGCGGCTCCATCACATTGCCCGGTCTCGACGAGGAAGCCCTCGAGGCCTACTTGCTTCGGCTTCAGGAGTCTGTGGAGCGGGGCTGGGCCTTCAATTTCGGCGAAACATCCATCGAAGAAGTCGGCGTTGCCTCCCCCGTCTTTGACCATCGCGGAGACATCGTGGCCTCCGTCCTGATCCCCGCGCCGAAGTTCCGCGTCTCGCAGGACACGCTTGCCAGCCTCGGCGAGGCATGCCAAGACGCAGCCCGCAAAATCACCACGCGCCTGGGCGGTCGCGCCCCCCACTGA
- a CDS encoding ABC transporter substrate-binding protein, producing MSKAGLLLKRTIPTLAGTMAAALLLAGCGGATVNQAAAAGASSTPCGTVNVALNAWVGYTANAAVYSYIAQNKLGCTVVQKDLSEQISWQGFGSGEVDVILENWGHEDLAKQYITDQKVAVDAGPTGNEGHIGWYVPPWMVQKYPDILDSKNLNKYASLLATSESGGKGQVLDGDPAFVTNDEALVKNLGLDYKVVFSGSEAALIQSFRSAEKNKTPLLGYFYEPQWFLSEVPLKKVSLPAYTPGCDADAEKVACDYPDYKLNKVMAKKFADSGSPAAKLLKAFSWTNADQNSVATDIQGGMKPDAAAKKWVDAHPDVVAAWLK from the coding sequence ATGAGTAAAGCTGGACTGCTGTTGAAACGAACAATTCCCACGCTCGCCGGAACCATGGCTGCCGCCCTGTTGCTCGCCGGCTGCGGCGGCGCAACAGTCAATCAGGCGGCCGCAGCCGGTGCTTCGAGCACCCCCTGCGGAACCGTCAACGTGGCCCTCAACGCGTGGGTGGGCTACACGGCGAATGCGGCTGTTTACAGCTACATAGCCCAAAACAAGCTCGGTTGCACCGTAGTCCAGAAGGACCTGTCGGAACAGATTTCCTGGCAGGGCTTCGGCTCAGGTGAAGTCGATGTCATTCTTGAGAACTGGGGTCACGAGGACCTCGCGAAGCAGTACATCACGGATCAGAAAGTAGCGGTGGACGCTGGTCCCACGGGCAATGAAGGGCACATCGGCTGGTACGTACCGCCATGGATGGTCCAGAAGTACCCGGACATCCTGGACAGCAAGAACCTGAACAAATACGCGTCCCTCCTTGCCACGTCCGAATCGGGCGGCAAGGGCCAGGTGTTGGATGGCGACCCCGCGTTCGTGACCAACGATGAAGCCCTCGTCAAGAACCTTGGCCTCGACTACAAAGTGGTCTTCTCCGGTTCGGAAGCAGCACTGATCCAGTCGTTCCGTTCGGCCGAGAAGAACAAGACGCCGCTACTGGGTTACTTCTACGAACCGCAATGGTTCCTTTCCGAGGTCCCCCTCAAGAAGGTCAGCCTGCCCGCCTACACTCCGGGCTGCGATGCCGACGCCGAGAAGGTGGCCTGTGACTACCCCGATTACAAACTGAACAAGGTGATGGCCAAGAAGTTTGCGGACAGCGGTTCTCCCGCCGCGAAACTGCTCAAGGCTTTCTCGTGGACCAACGCGGACCAGAACTCCGTCGCAACCGACATCCAGGGCGGCATGAAGCCCGATGCCGCGGCCAAGAAATGGGTGGATGCCCACCCCGACGTGGTGGCTGCCTGGCTCAAATAG
- a CDS encoding ABC transporter permease, which yields MSTLVRDRAPVQATPVSVRAPRKRLSRRTLILSGAGVVWLVGFLFLHGTATLTLPASELTDLHRSLNQFNAWVASNRADNPVFQYVFTPLRSAVDAVANLFIGIFAASSTGLRLPEIGWLGTVALLSWIAFAVGNARVALLTAAAFVFFGLQGLFTEAAYTFALVITAVLFTLLIGIPLGVLAGVYGRVAKVITPVLDFMQTLPTFVYLAPLALIFLIGPASAVIATVIYAAPPVIRLTAHGIRCIPENTREASDSLGTTGWQRLLTLQLPLARRTIVMGINQSTMAALSMVTIAALIAAPGLGQVVIRALQSLDVGTAVNAGLSIVLLAIVLDRVTTAASRRAEPGANRKRRISRRTRYILLALSLLVVLAMVQLSRTMLWAAAFPKDLNIGPAIVSGVSSASEWLQTNLFLFTVSFREAVTNGILNPFQSLLTETPFYLLVAVIVVAAFALGGWKLAAVTASCLAVIIYLGLWSDSMVTLAGTLVATAVVMVLGVIFGVAMGRSNKVDQLMRPMLDAGQTMPAFVYLVPFLGLFGATRFTAIIAGIIYAAPVAIKITADGIAAISPTVMEAAVSSGSTPWQVITKVQLPMARQSLALAANQGLIYVLAMVVVGALVGAGGLGYDVVAGFVQSSLFGKGLAAGLAIVFLGILLDRMTQAVAANPVRKVPSAKSPAH from the coding sequence ATGTCCACTCTCGTTCGCGATCGCGCCCCGGTCCAAGCTACCCCTGTCTCCGTCCGCGCACCGCGCAAGCGGCTCAGCCGGCGCACCCTGATCCTGAGCGGGGCCGGCGTCGTGTGGCTTGTTGGATTCCTGTTCCTCCACGGCACGGCGACCCTCACGCTGCCGGCGTCGGAGCTTACTGATCTCCACCGCTCCCTCAACCAATTCAACGCCTGGGTGGCATCGAACCGTGCGGATAATCCCGTCTTCCAGTACGTTTTCACCCCCCTCCGCTCCGCCGTCGACGCCGTCGCCAACCTGTTCATCGGCATTTTCGCCGCCAGCTCCACCGGGCTTCGCCTGCCGGAAATCGGCTGGCTGGGAACCGTCGCGCTGCTCAGCTGGATCGCCTTCGCGGTGGGCAATGCCCGCGTGGCTTTGCTGACCGCGGCGGCCTTCGTGTTCTTCGGCCTCCAGGGGCTGTTTACGGAAGCGGCTTACACCTTCGCCCTCGTCATCACAGCCGTGCTGTTCACGCTGCTGATCGGCATCCCCCTCGGAGTGCTGGCCGGAGTCTATGGCCGGGTTGCCAAGGTGATCACTCCGGTCCTCGACTTCATGCAGACCCTTCCCACCTTCGTTTACCTGGCACCGCTGGCCCTCATCTTCCTGATCGGCCCCGCCTCCGCCGTGATCGCCACCGTGATCTACGCGGCGCCTCCGGTCATCCGACTGACGGCGCATGGCATCCGGTGCATCCCGGAAAACACCCGGGAAGCCTCCGACTCCTTGGGAACCACCGGCTGGCAGCGGCTCCTCACCCTTCAGCTCCCCCTCGCTCGGCGCACCATCGTGATGGGGATCAACCAGAGCACCATGGCCGCGCTGTCCATGGTGACCATCGCGGCGCTGATCGCAGCGCCCGGGCTGGGACAAGTGGTTATCCGCGCCCTGCAGTCGCTCGACGTCGGCACGGCGGTCAATGCCGGACTGTCGATCGTCCTGCTGGCCATTGTGCTGGACCGCGTGACCACGGCCGCCAGCCGCCGGGCCGAACCCGGAGCAAACCGAAAGCGCCGGATATCGCGGCGAACCCGGTACATTTTGCTGGCGCTCAGCTTGCTTGTGGTGCTCGCCATGGTCCAGTTGTCCCGCACAATGCTCTGGGCCGCCGCCTTCCCGAAGGATCTCAACATCGGCCCGGCCATTGTCAGCGGAGTGAGCTCGGCCAGCGAATGGCTGCAGACCAACCTCTTCCTCTTTACGGTGTCCTTCCGCGAGGCAGTCACCAACGGAATCCTCAACCCGTTCCAGTCACTTCTGACGGAAACGCCTTTCTACCTCCTGGTCGCCGTGATCGTCGTAGCGGCTTTTGCCCTCGGCGGCTGGAAGCTGGCAGCGGTCACGGCATCGTGCTTGGCCGTGATCATCTATTTGGGCCTGTGGAGCGATTCCATGGTCACCCTGGCAGGCACCCTCGTTGCCACCGCCGTCGTCATGGTCCTGGGCGTCATCTTCGGCGTGGCCATGGGCAGGTCCAACAAAGTGGACCAGCTCATGCGGCCCATGCTTGACGCGGGCCAGACCATGCCTGCTTTCGTCTACCTGGTTCCGTTCCTGGGCCTCTTCGGCGCAACACGCTTCACCGCCATCATCGCAGGCATCATCTACGCGGCGCCCGTGGCCATCAAGATCACGGCCGACGGCATCGCCGCAATTTCCCCCACCGTCATGGAAGCGGCCGTCTCCAGCGGCTCAACCCCCTGGCAAGTCATCACCAAGGTCCAGCTGCCCATGGCTCGGCAATCCTTGGCCCTCGCCGCCAACCAAGGCCTGATCTACGTCCTCGCCATGGTGGTGGTCGGAGCCCTGGTCGGAGCAGGTGGCCTGGGGTACGACGTCGTCGCCGGCTTTGTCCAAAGTTCACTGTTCGGCAAGGGCCTCGCCGCAGGCCTGGCCATCGTTTTCCTCGGCATCCTGCTGGACCGTATGACGCAGGCCGTCGCTGCCAACCCCGTCCGAAAAGTCCCCTCAGCAAAATCACCCGCCCACTAA
- a CDS encoding aldehyde dehydrogenase family protein, translated as MNTPQLSRIHTVRGSYVDGGWQQSSGGTRSISCPADGTHVADVAECTSADAEAAVASARKAFDDGGWPNTPELERGAILLRVAGLLQRDKAGYAAAEALDTGKRLIEAEYDIDDVIACFRYYGSVAGTDAGRVIDTGRPGAISRVVHAPVGVCGLITPWNYPLLQASWKVAPALLAGNTFVLKPSELTPSTSILLMDTLREAGVPDGVANLVTGTGPEVGAVLSSDPRVDLVSFTGGLETGKRIMVAAAETVKRVALELGGKNPNVVFADADREAAIDNALTAVFLNSGQVCSAGARLIVEESIHEEFVAEVVRRARQIRLGGPFDQKAQTGPLISTAHRDKVHAYVRAGVAEGARLLCGGFIPDSPELAGGSFYPPTVLDGCTTSMRVVQEESFGPVMTVETFTTEEEAVRLANDTVYGLAGAVWTADASKAQRVSEALRHGTVWINDYHPYVPQAEWGGFGQSGNGRELGLAGLAEYRETKHIWQNISPGPSYWFEPSQAGVQQ; from the coding sequence ATGAACACCCCACAACTTTCACGGATCCACACGGTGCGCGGCAGCTACGTCGACGGCGGCTGGCAGCAGTCCAGCGGAGGCACCCGGAGCATCAGCTGCCCGGCGGACGGTACGCACGTTGCCGACGTCGCGGAGTGCACCTCGGCCGACGCGGAGGCCGCTGTGGCGAGCGCCCGGAAGGCGTTCGACGACGGCGGCTGGCCGAACACGCCGGAACTGGAACGCGGCGCGATCCTGCTCCGCGTGGCCGGGTTGCTGCAACGGGACAAAGCCGGATACGCGGCGGCCGAAGCCCTCGACACCGGGAAGCGGCTGATTGAAGCCGAATACGACATCGACGACGTCATAGCCTGCTTCCGCTACTACGGCAGCGTGGCAGGCACGGACGCGGGCCGCGTGATCGATACCGGCCGGCCCGGCGCCATCAGCCGGGTCGTCCATGCGCCCGTAGGCGTCTGCGGCCTTATCACGCCGTGGAACTACCCGCTCCTGCAAGCTTCGTGGAAGGTTGCGCCCGCACTCTTGGCCGGCAACACTTTTGTCCTCAAGCCCAGTGAGTTGACGCCTTCGACGTCCATCCTGCTTATGGACACGCTGCGGGAAGCCGGCGTGCCCGACGGCGTCGCGAACCTTGTGACGGGAACGGGACCCGAGGTGGGTGCGGTACTTAGCTCGGATCCGCGGGTCGATCTGGTCTCCTTCACGGGCGGCCTCGAAACCGGCAAGCGGATCATGGTGGCCGCGGCGGAGACGGTCAAGCGCGTGGCCCTTGAGCTCGGCGGCAAGAACCCGAACGTCGTGTTCGCCGACGCCGACCGGGAGGCCGCGATCGACAACGCCTTGACTGCCGTCTTCCTGAACTCGGGCCAGGTGTGCTCGGCCGGGGCACGGCTCATTGTCGAAGAGTCCATTCACGAGGAGTTCGTGGCCGAAGTGGTGCGCCGGGCACGCCAGATCCGGTTGGGCGGCCCCTTCGACCAGAAAGCCCAGACAGGCCCGCTGATCTCCACGGCCCACCGGGACAAGGTCCACGCCTACGTGCGGGCCGGTGTTGCGGAAGGCGCCCGGCTGCTGTGCGGGGGCTTCATTCCGGACAGCCCGGAGCTGGCCGGTGGCAGTTTCTACCCGCCCACCGTGCTGGACGGGTGCACGACCTCGATGCGCGTTGTGCAGGAGGAATCCTTTGGCCCCGTCATGACGGTGGAAACATTCACCACCGAGGAAGAGGCCGTCCGGCTGGCCAACGACACCGTCTACGGACTGGCCGGCGCTGTGTGGACGGCAGACGCGTCGAAAGCCCAGCGGGTTTCGGAAGCGTTGCGCCACGGGACGGTCTGGATCAACGACTACCACCCTTATGTCCCGCAAGCCGAATGGGGCGGCTTCGGACAGTCAGGCAATGGCCGCGAATTGGGGCTCGCGGGCTTGGCCGAATACCGAGAAACAAAGCACATCTGGCAAAACATCAGCCCCGGGCCCAGCTATTGGTTCGAGCCGTCGCAGGCAGGAGTACAGCAATGA
- a CDS encoding MFS transporter, translated as MKNETSSVAAIPGSASAGSKGGSGELPDATATPGGPSKPANNHTVSKDTRRRVITASFIGNFVEWFDYAVYGYLAGIISTVFFPASDRQTALLATFGVFAVSFFVRPLGGFIWGHIGDRLGRKQALSLSIVLMSVATFCIALIPGYNTIGVMAPVLLLLVRVVQGFSAAGEYAGASAFLVEYAPTNRRGLYAAVVPASTAAGLLLGSLLAALLSSVLSAEQLGEWGWRLPFLLAAPMGLIGRYIRTKLEDTPAFREMAAKDTAVKAPAFAMFKTYRKQLIIATGAVLLNAVGFYVILSYMPTYLSEELHFGAAESFLATTIALLSYIGFIFLTGIASDSFGRKRMLITASVLFVVLTVPAFMLLDTGNFLVIVLVQILLGGMLTLNDGTLPSFLAELFPTRVRYSGFAVSFNLSNALFGGTAPFMATLLIGLTHNQLAPGWYLVAAAVISLIAVLFAVETSKKPLQQD; from the coding sequence ATGAAAAACGAAACATCCTCCGTGGCAGCCATCCCGGGAAGCGCTAGTGCCGGATCCAAAGGCGGATCCGGCGAGCTTCCCGACGCAACAGCCACCCCGGGCGGCCCGTCAAAGCCAGCCAACAACCACACGGTCAGCAAGGACACCCGCCGCCGCGTCATCACTGCGAGCTTCATCGGCAACTTCGTCGAATGGTTCGACTACGCCGTCTACGGCTACCTCGCCGGGATTATCTCGACCGTCTTCTTCCCCGCATCGGACCGGCAGACCGCCCTGCTCGCGACGTTCGGCGTCTTTGCCGTCTCCTTCTTTGTCCGTCCACTGGGCGGATTCATCTGGGGCCACATCGGTGACCGGCTCGGACGGAAACAGGCACTCTCCCTGTCGATCGTGCTCATGTCCGTGGCAACGTTCTGCATCGCCCTGATCCCCGGCTACAACACCATCGGCGTCATGGCACCGGTCCTCCTGCTGCTCGTCCGCGTTGTCCAGGGCTTCTCGGCAGCGGGCGAATACGCAGGTGCCTCAGCCTTCCTGGTGGAATACGCGCCGACCAATCGGCGCGGACTCTATGCCGCTGTCGTACCTGCCAGTACGGCGGCGGGCCTGCTGCTCGGTTCCCTGCTGGCGGCGCTGCTCAGCTCGGTGCTGAGCGCCGAGCAGCTCGGCGAATGGGGCTGGCGCCTGCCCTTCCTCCTGGCCGCCCCGATGGGCCTGATCGGCCGCTACATCCGCACGAAGCTCGAGGACACCCCGGCATTCCGCGAAATGGCCGCGAAAGACACCGCGGTCAAGGCTCCAGCCTTCGCGATGTTCAAGACGTACCGCAAGCAGTTGATCATTGCGACGGGCGCAGTGCTGCTCAACGCCGTCGGCTTCTACGTGATCCTCAGCTACATGCCGACGTACCTCTCCGAGGAGCTTCATTTCGGCGCAGCCGAATCGTTCCTGGCCACGACCATTGCCCTCCTCAGCTACATCGGATTCATTTTCCTGACAGGGATCGCATCGGACAGCTTCGGCCGCAAGCGCATGCTCATCACGGCTTCCGTACTGTTCGTGGTGCTGACCGTTCCGGCGTTCATGCTGCTCGACACCGGCAACTTCCTGGTCATTGTCCTGGTCCAGATCCTGCTGGGCGGCATGCTCACGCTCAACGACGGCACCCTGCCCAGCTTCCTTGCCGAGCTTTTCCCCACGAGGGTCCGCTACAGCGGCTTCGCCGTCAGCTTCAATCTCTCCAACGCCCTGTTCGGCGGCACCGCCCCATTCATGGCAACCCTCCTCATCGGCCTGACCCACAACCAGCTGGCTCCCGGCTGGTACCTCGTGGCGGCCGCCGTCATTTCCCTCATCGCGGTCCTTTTCGCTGTGGAGACTTCCAAGAAGCCCCTGCAGCAGGACTGA
- a CDS encoding aminopeptidase P family protein, whose amino-acid sequence MTITENEALSDVTKLERLKVLNNGEKVSLTFSDAEFERRLAGLRGIMAEKELDAVVLTSYHSIKYYSDFLFTYFGRSYAMVVTADDTVTVTANIDAGMPWRRSYGDNLVYTDWRRDNYIFGIQEVLRTRGINVRRLGVEDDSLPLDNRNKIQSAFSGATLADVAQAAMRQRMVKSAEEIEVIKHGARIGDLGGEAIRNAITAGITEYEVALIGTEAMVHEIARTFPDSEIRDTWVWFQSGINTDGAHNWATTRKIQEHDILSLNCFPMTSGYYTALERTLFYGEPDARSLELWNINVEVHKRGLELIKPGAVCKDIAAELNEIYVSHGLLANRTFGYGHSFGVLSHYYGREAGLELREDIDTVLEPGMVVSMEPMITVLDGQPGAGGYREHDILVVGEDGAENITKFPFGSEYNIIGA is encoded by the coding sequence ATGACCATCACCGAAAATGAAGCCCTAAGCGACGTCACCAAGCTTGAGCGCCTCAAGGTCCTCAACAACGGAGAGAAGGTCTCCCTGACCTTCTCCGACGCAGAGTTTGAGCGACGCCTTGCCGGACTTCGCGGGATCATGGCCGAGAAGGAACTGGACGCCGTCGTCCTGACCAGCTACCACTCCATCAAGTACTACTCCGACTTCCTGTTCACCTACTTCGGCCGCTCCTACGCCATGGTGGTCACGGCCGACGACACCGTCACCGTGACCGCCAACATCGACGCCGGAATGCCGTGGCGCCGCAGCTACGGGGACAACCTGGTCTACACGGACTGGCGCCGGGACAACTACATCTTCGGCATCCAGGAAGTGCTGCGCACCCGCGGGATCAACGTCCGGCGTCTGGGCGTCGAGGACGATTCCCTTCCGCTGGACAACCGCAACAAGATCCAGTCTGCCTTCTCCGGCGCGACGCTTGCGGACGTCGCCCAGGCCGCGATGCGCCAGCGCATGGTCAAGTCTGCCGAGGAGATCGAGGTCATTAAACACGGCGCCCGGATCGGCGACCTTGGCGGAGAGGCGATCCGCAATGCGATCACGGCGGGAATCACCGAGTACGAGGTCGCCCTGATCGGCACCGAGGCCATGGTCCACGAGATCGCCCGGACGTTCCCCGACTCCGAGATCCGCGATACCTGGGTGTGGTTCCAGTCCGGCATCAACACGGACGGCGCCCACAACTGGGCCACCACCCGCAAGATCCAGGAACACGACATCCTGTCGCTGAACTGTTTCCCCATGACATCGGGCTACTACACGGCACTGGAGCGGACCTTGTTCTACGGCGAACCCGATGCCCGCTCCCTGGAGCTGTGGAACATCAACGTAGAGGTGCACAAGCGCGGACTGGAACTCATCAAGCCCGGAGCCGTCTGCAAGGACATCGCCGCGGAGCTCAACGAGATCTACGTTTCGCATGGACTGCTCGCCAACCGCACCTTCGGCTACGGACACTCCTTCGGCGTCCTCTCGCACTACTACGGCCGCGAAGCCGGACTAGAGCTGCGCGAAGACATCGACACGGTCCTGGAGCCAGGCATGGTGGTCTCCATGGAACCGATGATCACGGTCCTCGACGGCCAGCCGGGTGCCGGCGGGTACCGGGAGCACGACATCCTGGTGGTCGGTGAAGACGGTGCCGAGAACATCACCAAGTTCCCGTTCGGCTCGGAATACAACATCATCGGCGCCTGA